One stretch of Castor canadensis chromosome 14, mCasCan1.hap1v2, whole genome shotgun sequence DNA includes these proteins:
- the C14H19orf67 gene encoding UPF0575 protein C19orf67 homolog produces MAAEPWFAEPLPLSPGETAPLDRLEPPERPEDPRELQPEAAQLSLLQEAPGSTPSPPDPMVPEPGPAAPARLALDAMFSPVTDQLRYLLKKADDFQSYLLYSRDGVQKEQLAKVMPTFLKMCEPYFLYLEAAARSVPAIYGALQELVRKGLLEISQQLTLRLEQLIFMYASFGFVDLEDTDPLSISCFFCGRFSIGPSHEVSIFRYCSPAAYTASRFPRYLYKKMRWNLETTPEPNSREQDPHVDYYFLCYRDTWEDSGQSPANSCPQIQKLWSIGRWVPLGPADDDLYSWILCPQPPGDYQQLLTIGFEEPSHMLATDLLVQVLMGQIGPARPPSAAWVAQGS; encoded by the exons ATGGCGGCCGAGCCGTGGTTCGCGGAGCCGCTCCCCCTGAGCCCTGGAGAGACGGCGCCCCTGGACCGCCTGGAGCCCCCCGAAAGGCCTGAGGACCCCCGTGAGCTGCAGCCCGAGGCGGCCCAGCTGTCGCTGCTGCAGGAGGCTCCAGGATCCACGCCGTCCCCCCCGGACCCCATGGTCCCCGAGCCCGGACCCGCAGCCCCCGCCCGCCTGGCCCTGGACGCTATGTTCAGCCCGGTCACCGACCAGCTCCGCTACCTGCTCAAGAAGGCCGACGACTTCCAAAGCTACTTGCTCTACAG cCGGGATGGAGTGCAGAAGGAACAGCTGGCCAAGGTCATGCCCACCTTCCTAAAGATGTGTGAGCCCTACTTCCTGTACCTGGAGGCCGCAGCCAGGAGCGTACCTGCCATCTACGGGGCCCTGCAGGAGCTGGTCCGAAAAGGG CTGCTAGAGATCTCGCAGCAGCTCACTCTCCGCCTGGAACAGTTGATCTTCATGTACGCCTCCTTTGGCTTTGTGGACCTGGAGGACACTGACCCCCTGAG TATCTCCTGCTTCTTCTGCGGGCGGTTCTCCATTGGTCCTTCCCACGAGGTGTCCATCTTCAGATACTGCAGTCCTGCCGCCTACACTGCCAGCCGCTTCCCCCGGTACCTCTACAAGAAGATGCGCTGGAACCTAGAAACCACCCCGGAACCCAACAGCCGGGAGCAAGATCCCCATGTGGACTA CTACTTCTTGTGCTATCGAGATACTTGGGAGGACTCAGGCCAAAGTCCAGCCAATTCGTGTCCCCAGATCCAAAAACTGTGGTCCATCGGCCGCTGGGTGCCCCTAGGACCAGCTGACGACGACCTCTATTCATG GATTTTGTGCCCGCAGCCACCTGGAGACTACCAACAGCTGCTGACCATCGGCTTCGAGGAGCCGTCGCACATGCTAGCCACCGACCTGCTGGTGCAGGTCCTCATGGGCCAGATAGGCCCGGCCCGGCCCCCGAGCGCAGCGTGGGTCGCACAGGGGTCTTGA
- the Misp3 gene encoding LOW QUALITY PROTEIN: uncharacterized protein MISP3 (The sequence of the model RefSeq protein was modified relative to this genomic sequence to represent the inferred CDS: deleted 1 base in 1 codon) yields METPIEREIRRSCEREESLRRSRGLSPGRAAQELVALRVRPVLTRPGPGPARPRALERARAGAQMQRDIAREAHRQAALAPPAAPEPHAPPPPLGELRRFFEAAAGSGSSAASEGSAGSQRLSDPPAGRPRSAVQGRCPGLPRAPPPGAPSLLELEVREALERERELLRQRHCIYGTAEFKEPAPSLTTSRGDGKLAVIWPPPRKISENGLEQEERKP; encoded by the exons ATGGAGACGCCCATCGAGCGGGAGATCCGCCGCAGCTGCGAACGCGAGGAGAGCCTGCGCCGGAGCCGCGGCCTGAGCCCGGGTCGCGCGGCCCAGGAGCTGGTGGCGCTGCGCGTGCGGCCGGTGCTCACGCGGCCCGGCCCGGGCCCCGCGCGGCCGCGCGCCTTGGAGCGCGCGCGGGCCGGAGCGCAGATGCAGCGCGACATCGCGCGCGAGGCTCACCGGCAGGCGGCGCTCGCGCCCCCCGCGGCCCCCGAGCCCCAcgccccgccgccgccgctggGCGAGCTCAGGCGCTTCTTTGAGGCCGCCGCGGGGAGCGGCTCGTCCGCAGCGTCGGAGGGCAGCGCGGGATCGCAGCGGCTGTCCGATCCTCCCGCAGGCCGGCCGCGATCGGCCGTGCAGGGCCGGTGCCCTGGGCTGCCGCGCGCCCCGCCGCCTGGCGCGCCTTCGCTGCTGGAGCTGGAGGTGCGCGAGGCGCTGGAGCGCGAGCGAGAGCTGCTGCGCCAGCGACACTGCATCTATGGCACCGCCGAGTTCAAGGAGCCCGCGCCCAGCCTCACCA CGAGCAGAGGCGACGGAAAATTGGCGGTGATCTGG CCCCCCCCCAGAAAGATCTCAGAGAATGGCCTGGAACAG GAAGAGCGCAAACCTTGA
- the Palm3 gene encoding paralemmin-3 isoform X1, with amino-acid sequence MALQSQLWSAATPMPMAESSLYRQRLEVIAEKRRLQEAIGAARRELEEEKLRVQRLKRKSLRERWLMDGAAEKPEKPEDPTSKDSQSPEGQAQVRIRNLEDSLFTLQSQLQLLQSASTGAQHKTSGRPAWRRQGHRPLSQPTMEASPAGHTDLDKRASLPAEPMGMSPESPSEPRAEVTGVPGMVGASSEANGPYPGSSPTLEQQLSLGAVAVEGDITAKGGDVVKVVWEGLRATEDCVREATGPELEAKVEEVVLEAIGDRQGAGSPECPSWVREDRGVVEVVWEGLGGSDAEAIRDTMQTSSTRLQEGLEGEDSRDREGAPRGSTGGAGQGDSAGETGSFIWVERVTLSEDWEELLMEGLEGPVAPLGAEVARGEGTWEEEQKWAEESVVVEGTGTEAEPGAERDRVDMPLEVARKGSEVALEPELVGGKEKEWTEKEDGEQPAGVDRKEAEGPLQEKERGEEQLEAEEKEVETLGAEQKGGEGKPEADEEPLVVEREGSEGALHGEEKGGEGPLDTEKRGREPLDTENRGEEPLDSGNKGDEPLERVDKGVEPLDRENKGGEELLDQGKIQELCAEGQRESEERMESQVEEVSQTGPPLEVQQEPMPEEQGLQPGEKQEGSLEEEAAKPHTPEGLPRAATPLLAETPTPEQPAESQPLLQQEGPSANRSGHPAPTYAPAQQPEPAAPTEAGEGSGPKQKTCQCCAVM; translated from the exons ATGGCCCTGCAGAGCCAGCTGTGGTCGGCGGCCACACCGAT GCCCATGGCCGAGAGCTCCCTCTACCGGCAGCGTCTGGAGGTCATCGCA GAGAAGCGGCGGCTGCAGGAGGCGATCGGCGCGGCGCGCAGGGAGCTGGAGGAGGAGAAGCTCCGCGTGCAGCGGCTCAAG AGAAAGTCTCTCCGGGAGCGCTGGCTCATGGATGGGGCGGCCGAAAAACCGGAGAAGCCCGAGGACCCCACGTCCAAGGACTCGCAGTCCCCCGAGGGCCAGGCTCAGGTTCGCATCCGGAACCTGGAGGACAGCTTGTTCAC ACTCCAGTCCCAGCTGCAGCTGTTGCAAAGTGCATCCACAGGTGCCCAGCACAAGACCTCGGGCAGGCCCGCCTGGCGCAGACAG GGCCACCGTCCTCTCTCCCAGCCCACCATGGAGGCAAGTCCTGCAG GTCACACCGATCTGGACAAGAGAGCATCGCTGCCAGCAGAACCTATGGGCATGTCCCCCGAGTCCCCCTCTGAGCCGAGGGCAGAGGTCACTGGGGTTCCAGGGATGGTGGGGGCCTCCTCAGAAGCCAATGGCCCTTACCCTGGATCCAGCCCCACTCTGGAGCAGCAGTTGAGCCTGGGGGCAGTGGCAGTAGAAGGTGACATTACAGCCAAAGGAGGGGACGTGGTAAAGGTGGTGTGGGAGGGGCTGAGGGCCACTGAGGACTGTGTCAGGGAGGCCACAGGCCCAGAGCTGGAGGCCAAGGTGGAGGAGGTGGTGCTGGAAGCCATTGGAGACAGGcagggggctggcagcccggagTGCCCCAGCTGGGTGAGGGAGGACAGGGGTGTCGTGGAGGTGGTCTGGGAGGGACTGGGGGGCAGTGACGCAGAGGCCATCAGGGACACTATGCAGACCAGCTCCACAAGGCTCCAGGAGGGATTAGAGGGGGAGGATTCCAGAGACAGGGAAGGCGCCCCTAGGGGCAGCACTGGGGGTGCTGGGCAGGGGGACTCTGCAGGAGAGACAGGGTCCTTCATTTGGGTGGAGAGAGTGACCCTCAGCGAGGACTGGGAGGAGCTGCTGATGGAGGGCTTGGAAGGGCCGGTGGCtccactcggggcagaggtggcCAGAGGTGAGGGGACATGGGAGGAGGAGCAGAAATGGGCAGAGGAGTCCGTGGTAGTAGAAGGGACAGGAACTGAGGCAGAGCCAGGGGCAGAGCGGGACAGGGTGGATATGCCACTGGAGGTGGCGAGGAAAGGGAGTGAGGTGGCACTGGAGCCAGAGCTGGTAGGAGGCAAGGAAAAAGAGTGGACAGAGAAGGAAGATGGCGAGCAGCCAGCAGGAGTGGATAGAAAAGAGGCCGAGGGGCCTttgcaggagaaggaaagaggcgAGGAACAGCTAGAAGCAGAGGAGAAGGAAGTGGAGACTTTGGGAGCAGAGCAAAAAGGGGGTGAGGGAAAGCCAGAGGCAGACGAAGAGCCCTTGGtggtggagagggaaggaagtgagggagcATTGCACGGGGAGGAAAAAGGAGGTGAGGGACCGCTGGATACagagaagagaggcagagagCCATTGGACACAGAGAACAGAGGCGAGGAGCCCTTGGACAGTGGGAACAAGGGAGATGAGCCACTGGAGAGAGTGGACAAAGGGGTGGAGCCACTGGACAGAGAGAACAAGGGAGGTGAAGAGTTACTGGACCAAGGGAAGATCCAAGAGCTGTGTGCAGAAGGACAGAGGGAatcagaagaaagaatggaatCCCAGGTCGAGGAGGTGAGCCAGACAGGGCCTCCCCTGGAGGTCCAGCAAGAGCCAATGCCAGAGGAGCAAGGACTGCAACCCGGGGAGAAGCAGGAGGGCTCCCTGGAGGAGGAAGCAGCAAAGCCCCACACCCCTGAAGGTCTTCCCCGGGCTGCCACACCTCTCCTGGCAGAGACCCCAACTCCCGAGCAGCCTGCCGAAAGCCAGCCGCTGCTCCAGCAGGAGGGGCCCAGCGCCAACCGCAGTGGTCACCCCGCGCCCACCTACGCACCTGCCCAGCAGCCGGAGCCCGCCGCCCCCACCGAGGCTGGAGAGGGGAGCGGCCCCAAGCAAAAGACGTGCCAGTGTTGCGCGGTGATGT
- the Palm3 gene encoding paralemmin-3 isoform X2 → MAESSLYRQRLEVIAEKRRLQEAIGAARRELEEEKLRVQRLKRKSLRERWLMDGAAEKPEKPEDPTSKDSQSPEGQAQVRIRNLEDSLFTLQSQLQLLQSASTGAQHKTSGRPAWRRQGHRPLSQPTMEASPAGHTDLDKRASLPAEPMGMSPESPSEPRAEVTGVPGMVGASSEANGPYPGSSPTLEQQLSLGAVAVEGDITAKGGDVVKVVWEGLRATEDCVREATGPELEAKVEEVVLEAIGDRQGAGSPECPSWVREDRGVVEVVWEGLGGSDAEAIRDTMQTSSTRLQEGLEGEDSRDREGAPRGSTGGAGQGDSAGETGSFIWVERVTLSEDWEELLMEGLEGPVAPLGAEVARGEGTWEEEQKWAEESVVVEGTGTEAEPGAERDRVDMPLEVARKGSEVALEPELVGGKEKEWTEKEDGEQPAGVDRKEAEGPLQEKERGEEQLEAEEKEVETLGAEQKGGEGKPEADEEPLVVEREGSEGALHGEEKGGEGPLDTEKRGREPLDTENRGEEPLDSGNKGDEPLERVDKGVEPLDRENKGGEELLDQGKIQELCAEGQRESEERMESQVEEVSQTGPPLEVQQEPMPEEQGLQPGEKQEGSLEEEAAKPHTPEGLPRAATPLLAETPTPEQPAESQPLLQQEGPSANRSGHPAPTYAPAQQPEPAAPTEAGEGSGPKQKTCQCCAVM, encoded by the exons ATGGCCGAGAGCTCCCTCTACCGGCAGCGTCTGGAGGTCATCGCA GAGAAGCGGCGGCTGCAGGAGGCGATCGGCGCGGCGCGCAGGGAGCTGGAGGAGGAGAAGCTCCGCGTGCAGCGGCTCAAG AGAAAGTCTCTCCGGGAGCGCTGGCTCATGGATGGGGCGGCCGAAAAACCGGAGAAGCCCGAGGACCCCACGTCCAAGGACTCGCAGTCCCCCGAGGGCCAGGCTCAGGTTCGCATCCGGAACCTGGAGGACAGCTTGTTCAC ACTCCAGTCCCAGCTGCAGCTGTTGCAAAGTGCATCCACAGGTGCCCAGCACAAGACCTCGGGCAGGCCCGCCTGGCGCAGACAG GGCCACCGTCCTCTCTCCCAGCCCACCATGGAGGCAAGTCCTGCAG GTCACACCGATCTGGACAAGAGAGCATCGCTGCCAGCAGAACCTATGGGCATGTCCCCCGAGTCCCCCTCTGAGCCGAGGGCAGAGGTCACTGGGGTTCCAGGGATGGTGGGGGCCTCCTCAGAAGCCAATGGCCCTTACCCTGGATCCAGCCCCACTCTGGAGCAGCAGTTGAGCCTGGGGGCAGTGGCAGTAGAAGGTGACATTACAGCCAAAGGAGGGGACGTGGTAAAGGTGGTGTGGGAGGGGCTGAGGGCCACTGAGGACTGTGTCAGGGAGGCCACAGGCCCAGAGCTGGAGGCCAAGGTGGAGGAGGTGGTGCTGGAAGCCATTGGAGACAGGcagggggctggcagcccggagTGCCCCAGCTGGGTGAGGGAGGACAGGGGTGTCGTGGAGGTGGTCTGGGAGGGACTGGGGGGCAGTGACGCAGAGGCCATCAGGGACACTATGCAGACCAGCTCCACAAGGCTCCAGGAGGGATTAGAGGGGGAGGATTCCAGAGACAGGGAAGGCGCCCCTAGGGGCAGCACTGGGGGTGCTGGGCAGGGGGACTCTGCAGGAGAGACAGGGTCCTTCATTTGGGTGGAGAGAGTGACCCTCAGCGAGGACTGGGAGGAGCTGCTGATGGAGGGCTTGGAAGGGCCGGTGGCtccactcggggcagaggtggcCAGAGGTGAGGGGACATGGGAGGAGGAGCAGAAATGGGCAGAGGAGTCCGTGGTAGTAGAAGGGACAGGAACTGAGGCAGAGCCAGGGGCAGAGCGGGACAGGGTGGATATGCCACTGGAGGTGGCGAGGAAAGGGAGTGAGGTGGCACTGGAGCCAGAGCTGGTAGGAGGCAAGGAAAAAGAGTGGACAGAGAAGGAAGATGGCGAGCAGCCAGCAGGAGTGGATAGAAAAGAGGCCGAGGGGCCTttgcaggagaaggaaagaggcgAGGAACAGCTAGAAGCAGAGGAGAAGGAAGTGGAGACTTTGGGAGCAGAGCAAAAAGGGGGTGAGGGAAAGCCAGAGGCAGACGAAGAGCCCTTGGtggtggagagggaaggaagtgagggagcATTGCACGGGGAGGAAAAAGGAGGTGAGGGACCGCTGGATACagagaagagaggcagagagCCATTGGACACAGAGAACAGAGGCGAGGAGCCCTTGGACAGTGGGAACAAGGGAGATGAGCCACTGGAGAGAGTGGACAAAGGGGTGGAGCCACTGGACAGAGAGAACAAGGGAGGTGAAGAGTTACTGGACCAAGGGAAGATCCAAGAGCTGTGTGCAGAAGGACAGAGGGAatcagaagaaagaatggaatCCCAGGTCGAGGAGGTGAGCCAGACAGGGCCTCCCCTGGAGGTCCAGCAAGAGCCAATGCCAGAGGAGCAAGGACTGCAACCCGGGGAGAAGCAGGAGGGCTCCCTGGAGGAGGAAGCAGCAAAGCCCCACACCCCTGAAGGTCTTCCCCGGGCTGCCACACCTCTCCTGGCAGAGACCCCAACTCCCGAGCAGCCTGCCGAAAGCCAGCCGCTGCTCCAGCAGGAGGGGCCCAGCGCCAACCGCAGTGGTCACCCCGCGCCCACCTACGCACCTGCCCAGCAGCCGGAGCCCGCCGCCCCCACCGAGGCTGGAGAGGGGAGCGGCCCCAAGCAAAAGACGTGCCAGTGTTGCGCGGTGATGT